Genomic segment of Leishmania panamensis strain MHOM/PA/94/PSC-1 chromosome 20 sequence:
AAGCAGTGTGTGCTCAGCCGCGTCACTGCTGACGCGGTGCGTCACCTTCAAGGAGGCGAATGAGAGCCTCGTAGCGCTGCTTCTACCGGTGCTGGGCTACGGCCGGCACCCTGGCTGTATCACAGATCTTCTGATGCAATGCGTCCCTCCCACGTACCTGCAAACGACAGGCGGTAACAAGATACTGACGCTCCTTGCTGTACCACAGCGCAGCTACGCCACCATGCGGCAGTGCGTCCATCGAGCGATGCTCTTCACTGTCAAGGGCGGCAGGGCCTTCATGCCCGGGTATGTGCCAACGGTCCCCATTGACGACATGCTGAGTCGAACGGCTCTCCAACTTtccggtggcggcagtggtacTGTTCGGTGTGGTAGCGATGGAAGCAACGAGCGAAACACACGAAGGAGTGGAGATGACAGGGGCGCTCAGTACTGCCCCTCCAACCATAACGAGCGGCCCGGTGGtgccgcggccgcagcgtCCAGCCACGCGTCACGGCGGCGTCAGCGACCCATGCCATTCTCGGTATCCTCTCCGACCTCGCCACCGAGCTCGCGAATACGAAGCAGCGATGGGCATTTTGGAAACGCAGACAACGCTGAGAGCGGTAGCGCTGCCGGGAGTCAAAATGAAGTCGAGGAGATCAACCGATGTGTGTACTACGAGTGCGTCAGGAAGATCCCACCAGAGCTGTACCAGCATTACCTACAGCTGCGTCGCGCGCCGGTGGCGAAGATGTTTGAGGCGCTCGATGGGGTGCTTGTGCTGAACCAGGCAGTGGAGCTTAACAGGCGCGTGCTACTCCCGCTTCTCCGGTCAGCTGCACTGAAGGTGGCGTCTGGGGCCTTCATGTCTTCCTACGAAGACGTTGGCGTGAAGTCTGAGCAAGTGAAGCAGGCGTATCGTGAAGTCGCCAAGGTGCTGGCAACAGCGGAGGAACTCTAGCGATGCTCATGAATTACACAGAGGAACACTGCGAGCGTCGTTCACGTTGCCTTTCCCCCTGTGCGTGCTTTAGTGATGCGCTATGTGATGTGCATGCGGCTCTCACTTCTGGATTCCCCGGCGGATCCCACTGGTGGTGTCGATGCCTTTGACGGCGCCGTCCTCTTCGCTTTGCTTTGTTGTGTTCGATGGGTGCTGTGATGGCAGCCATCTTGTCTCGTGTACGGTCTCCGCCCTCTCCATTCCCCCCTGCAGAGCTG
This window contains:
- a CDS encoding zeta tubulin, putative (TriTrypDB/GeneDB-style sysID: LpmP.20.4710): MAVVVVLIGQCGNQLGDELFTQLALCTSSGASSTAVKTSRSVANTSPFFAQDGKARCILVDTEPKVVLGVQQRHPDFIRAENVVYGQSGRGNNWGLGYYGVKTEQSRRAERNAAVQRAFQNIGRDQREEDDNVLGKALQAIHRETRRTSNAEDGSGDFEAIIVLHSLVGGTGSGLASKLTTRLRLYFTEPPSGQHVDEVYESNMMRNDGFDGGVYGVQRRARHLVNITVAPQALGEVATQGLNATLTLQVLQRHADAVLLLRNDDAMAPGEPSGSSVCSAASLLTRCVTFKEANESLVALLLPVLGYGRHPGCITDLLMQCVPPTYLQTTGGNKILTLLAVPQRSYATMRQCVHRAMLFTVKGGRAFMPGYVPTVPIDDMLSRTALQLSGGGSGTVRCGSDGSNERNTRRSGDDRGAQYCPSNHNERPGGAAAAASSHASRRRQRPMPFSVSSPTSPPSSRIRSSDGHFGNADNAESGSAAGSQNEVEEINRCVYYECVRKIPPELYQHYLQLRRAPVAKMFEALDGVLVLNQAVELNRRVLLPLLRSAALKVASGAFMSSYEDVGVKSEQVKQAYREVAKVLATAEEL